The nucleotide sequence CGCGGCAAACACGAACCCTGACCGATCGACCCGACCATGGTGGCCCCTTCCTCTACACCCGTCCTTTCCATCACCGCCCTCGAAACCGACATCGGCGGTTCGCGCATCCTGCGCGGGTTTGATCTCAAGGTCGACGCCGGCGAAGTCGTGGCACTCATGGGCCGCAACGGTGTGGGCAAAACCACCACGCTCCGGTCCATCACCGGCGGACTGCCGGTCCGCGCCGGGAACATCACCCTCGCCGGACAACCCATTCACCGCCTGTCGGCCGACGCCCGCGCTCGCCTCGGCATCGGTTACGTGCCGCAGGGCCGGGACATTTTTCCGCTGCTCACGGTGGAGGAGAACCTGCGCGTGGGACTCGTGGTGCACGGCATCAAGGGCAAGGCCGCCGCCTCTGCGCTCGGACGTGTCTACGATCTGTTTCCGGTCTTGAAGGAAATGCTCAGCCGCAAAGGCGGCGTGCTCTCCGGTGGCCAGCAGCAACAACTCGCCATCGGGCGCGCCCTGCTCACTAACCCGAAGCTGCTCATTCTCGACGAGCCCACCGAAGGCATCCAGCCGTCGATCATCGACCAGATTGGTGACACGCTAAAGAAGCTCAAAGTCAGCACCCGCACCGAAGAGGAGCAAACGTCCGAAGGCCGCAAAGAAGCCGCCGAGATCATGGAGGCGGTCCGCAAACTTCGCGAAGAACACGCCCTCGCTATCCTATTGGTCGAGCAATACGTCGACTTCTGCCGCGAGGTTGCCGATCGTTTTTACGCTATGGATCGCGGCACCATCACCGCTTCCGGTGCCATCGCTGCCCTCACCGACGAAGTCGTCGCCACCCACCTCCAAGTCTGACTGCTGCCACTCCGATGTTTTCATTTTCACAGAAGGCAACGAAGAGAACGAAGCCACGCCGAAGCTGGGTTTTACGGGAGGTAACGGAGTTAAACAGAGCCACGCCGCATTTCAGTTTTGATTCCCCTGCAGGAGTTCCAGCTATCTTTGTGCCCTTCGTTGCCTTCTGTAAAAACCATGCAAGCTGATGGCTCTGTTAACCTCTGTTGCCTCCTGTAAGAACAGCGTGCTGATCAAATCTCATCGTTTGCATCCCTAAAACTTTCCCGGCTGACCGCTCATGCATTTAACCCCTCGTGAACGCGAAAAACTCATCATCGTCGTTGCGGCCGATCTCGCTCGCCGCCGCCAGGCCCGCGGCTTGAAGCTCAACCATCCCGAGGCCGTCGCCATCATCACCTACGAGATCATCGAGGGCGCGCGCGACGGCAAATCCGTGGCCGAGCTCATGAGCTACGGCACCACGATTCTCAAGGTCGACGACGTCATGGAAGGCGTGGCCGATATGATCCACGACGTGCAGGTCGAAGCCACCTTCCCCGACGGCACCAAACTCGTCACCGTCCACCAACCCATTCGATGAAGACGCCATGATCCCCGGTGAAATCATTCCCGCTGCGGGCCCGGATATTCCGGCCAATCCCGGTCTCGAAACGGTCACGCTCGATGTAACCAATTCGGGCGATCGGCCGGTCCAAGTCGGCTCACATTTTCACTTCTTCGAATCGAACGACCAACTCGGTTTCGATCGCGCCGCCGCCCGCGGCTTTCGCCTTAACATCCCCGCCGGCACCGCCGTGCGTTTCGAGGCCGGCGACACCAAAACCGTCGAACTCGTCGCCCTCGCCGGCACCCGCGAAGTCTACGGCCTCAACGCCAAAATCAACGGCCCCTTGTAAGCGCTTTTTTTAACCACGGATGAACACAGATGGCTCCACTACCGTTACGCGATGGAACCAGAGGAAATGGGTTTTTGATCTGTGTTTATCTGTGTCCATCTGTGGTTAAAAAAACAGCGTCT is from Synoicihabitans lomoniglobus and encodes:
- a CDS encoding ATP-binding cassette domain-containing protein, producing MVAPSSTPVLSITALETDIGGSRILRGFDLKVDAGEVVALMGRNGVGKTTTLRSITGGLPVRAGNITLAGQPIHRLSADARARLGIGYVPQGRDIFPLLTVEENLRVGLVVHGIKGKAAASALGRVYDLFPVLKEMLSRKGGVLSGGQQQQLAIGRALLTNPKLLILDEPTEGIQPSIIDQIGDTLKKLKVSTRTEEEQTSEGRKEAAEIMEAVRKLREEHALAILLVEQYVDFCREVADRFYAMDRGTITASGAIAALTDEVVATHLQV
- a CDS encoding urease subunit gamma; amino-acid sequence: MHLTPREREKLIIVVAADLARRRQARGLKLNHPEAVAIITYEIIEGARDGKSVAELMSYGTTILKVDDVMEGVADMIHDVQVEATFPDGTKLVTVHQPIR
- a CDS encoding urease subunit beta — its product is MIPGEIIPAAGPDIPANPGLETVTLDVTNSGDRPVQVGSHFHFFESNDQLGFDRAAARGFRLNIPAGTAVRFEAGDTKTVELVALAGTREVYGLNAKINGPL